The Tribolium castaneum strain GA2 chromosome 3, icTriCast1.1, whole genome shotgun sequence sequence aaataatcaactgtcagtatcaaaattctgataaagaccagactgtatcaccctaaaagttcatgtccaaccacttttgaaactggctgtattctgtatttgacattttgaacaccagatttaacatttttgaaaattggacgTTAATGTTAATCGTTAATTCGTTAGTTTAAAGGTGGTCTAAAATAACTAGAAGTGTTGtacgtgtttttttaaactgaagacaacttgaaaaatttggaaattgaattttccaggtaaaaaattacaccaacccttgttcaaaaaaattactatttatgaTAATGCCAACCAGACGGCTCTTAGAcagttgattaaaaaaaatcgactataattcaaagatttgacacAGAAACTACAATACTCATTTGGACAAAGCGGCATATTTTGAATTAGAATCCCATAGTTAACTTgataaacaaccatttttgaacaaacggtaataacataaatgtgttagttttttaacgtttaaacactacaaaatatttgtgttcatttgtttttaaaaatctttcattcaaaatataaatattatttctagtttaattttaagtgcataataattttattattaatcgcATGGAATGCAATTGTTTTAAGCAATATACTACGTGTTATGGAATAGTTTAGCACAATTTTAAGGGTAGTTAGAGAATGGCAAAACGAATcgattaagtaaaatttatgtaaatcgaAAACGcataattttcacaaaaaatctatttgaaattaaagtccaaAATTGTAAGAACCGCTAAActagaatgataaaaattagattaaatttttatactattgacaaaacagcagattttcatttgttttgttatcaaATTTTCCATTATTAACTGCaattaactgctaataaagTACCATAAAACACagagtggctctcaacagatgagttaataaatttttttgaacaaagtatccactttttggaaaaataatataaaggTTTTTACCTCGTCTGATCATTACAGAttcacatacgaaatattgctaaaccatttcctaacaccctgtatttattaTACAGTAACTAATATACTATCGCTCATAACtgtaataacactaataacaaataattataatttaaatctaaaattgaCAATATTCAGAATATTTCTTTTTATACTGCCTCCGTAGAATAATCATTATTCGTTAACATATTCTGTTGATGTGTGAAGGGCAAAAACTGTTGACAGTGAAATTGAATAGCATAATGTTTAATGGATCTAAATTGTTCTTTTCCTGTGGAGATCCGCCGAATGAAAATGAAGGTctacaataattattgttttaccgCTCCATCATCATCATTCTATGCTATTGACCTGCATTCGATTAATTTATCTGTAGGATTGGTTGTCTATATCAAACACCGCCATGTCGTCATGTGGATGAAATTTGGTTTACTcagaaaatcagaaaaaacgAATAAGGGTGGATTTTACAATCATCAGATCAACCCCGAATAAGTTATTTCTAGTATAATTACTATGGttacaattgttacaacaaagtatttttcaaaatgtatgTATATACTCAGGATAAAGTTATCCgacgattgtaaaatccacTCTAAGAGTAATCATAATCATTGAGCTGTGTATTTCGTCTTAATTATACAGTTAGAAACTTATGATAATCTAAACCACACAGAATTTGGCGTTTGCTCTTAAATactactgattttttttcctaagcATGTGaattcattcaaaattttgttatagttccttcaaataataattattaaatgaaTGAGTtacaattatgcaaaaaataccCAAAAGAATATTGCTAAccctaaaaataataattacttaaataaaaattaaaaattcgaatAAACGTATTTCTTCCaaaaaacatttaagaatAGTTTATCTGATGttctataattaattttttgtaaattgccgccattttgatgctttaataagCATCTTAATAAAGCACGCAACGTCATCAAGTGCGATGTCACaatagtcattatttgacgaaacattttacgaaaatttttatgttggcaagaAGCAAATGTAGGGCCATATTTCTgctaatttcacaaatttcaggGGGTATTCATGCAAGATTACCTCCATTATTATCCATACtcttgttttttgacaaaattttgataaaacaaaaaaaagttgtgaGATTATCAACCGTCACAAAAATCCCTAAATCGACTaacattacaatttttgtttaaaaacggcaaaaagagggcaaattacaaaaaattgtataaaaaaactcCTTTCATAGACCTTAAAGCACTCATTCTTTCAACTGAATTCGTGCTTTAAGACTAGTCTTATACAACTTGCtttgtaatatactattatattttttttacttaacaagctgtagaaaaattttgaaaaaattcacatgcgTTGACATACAGTAAAAATACTTGTAACAAACTCACCTTGTCTATGATGTGATGAATTCaaaatacagtttttgaaaacttaCACAGTCGAGATAATTGTAGCAGAAATGGAAAATTTTCGATCTAAATGAGTTTttgtaaactaaaaaatagttaaaatacGCATTGTCATCTCTTTCTGATTTTGTGACGTAGTGCCAAAAACTGCAATTTCAAATACAACTCCTCATATTATATCTAAAAAATGAAGATAAAATTACCCACATTCAAGGTGAAAGTCATAAATAGGTCAAAAAGAACTTTAGTAACGTCACCTTaccagtaataataatgttactGAGTTTTGTCTTGATAtaacaatttaacaaaattaaagtatatcagttaaaacatttaaaacaaaaatagtcAAAGACAACACGTCTGTAACAACAcgcaaactaatttttttgggtGATGAATATGCAACCAAAATTGCTCTTGtacaaaaactgataaaaaaacaGAGATCTGTAGTAGAATACACgccattattaattattattatactattATAGTTCAATGATTAAAATCTTATAATTCTTATGcgtaaactattttttaagatttgtgacattaaaaaaattcaatgaatAAATGTTTCTGAATTTGTGTGATCGTTTTTAGtaatattttacaacaaataaaaaaattgtactttttgatttttcctaaaatttttttgattatcaagttgaaaatgattttcaaaacAACGAGTTTGACTCACTGAATTGCTTATTGACTACTGCAACAATAAGTAATTGTACATTCAAggatgtaattttaaatttatatttttcttagtGTTTTCATTTTCTCACTTAGCTACAAACGCATAACGAAACCAAATACTAGTGCTATGGAAAATAAATTAGCAATATTCTGAAGTATTATCTGGCGGGTTTGTCTGCATGTGCTAATGTGTAagtttaatttacaatttgtataatttaagaatataagaattaaacattatttacattttattttcctgTAGAATACCATCAAAGAACAAGAAACTGTAATACAAGAAAATGTAGGTATTAGTCAAGAACTTTAATTTTACGGGttacaaaatcaaatttattatttttaacggATTCTTAACACTTTTTAATCTTTTAACATTTGACCGATAATTTGATGGACTTAAGTACATTAcgtcgtttatttatttcgttgaATTTTGATTTCCACAGCCTCTTCttatcttcaaaattttttgaagtttatAGCAATATTTGACGCGCAGACAGACACAAAAATGTGATgtgcaaataaaatataatttataatactttatttttaacaatgaaaaatTGAGCTTTTTTACAATACAATGTCCGCTATGGCGTAACATCAagtgcataaataataatttatttgttagaATGTTTGGCAAATATTTacacttaaattatttatatatgtTACCAATCTTGATTTTTACTGAGATTcttggtgtttttttatttacaagaaactatagaaaatgccAGGTActattaagatttttttccgacttttgaacaaaaaagaaataaaatatttgattgtAGGTACTAATATATCTTTCTTAACACGATGAAAATCGCCATTATCGGTGCAGGGAAGGCAGGATTGTGCGCTGGAAAACActgtttaaaagaaaacatctCTTTTGATATCTTTGAACAAACTGGAAATTTGGGAGGAACATGGTTTTACACTGATTTAGTAGGTCACGATGAAAATGGGGCACCAATTCATACTTCTATGTACAAGGGTCTAAGGTCGgtgtttttaaacttttaaacgTAGAGAGGTCACACTTATTTATCAACAGAACGAACTTGCCGAAGGAATTGATGACCTTCGAGGATTTTCCATATCCCAAACAAATTCgttcttatttattacaagaagaaGTTCTAGATTACGTTcgaaactattcgaaaaaattccaCATCAATCCCCATATCAAAGTATTAATGAATTGTCACAAGGAGTGATTgttaaatagaaaatttcaGTACTTTAAGCGCGTGATCTGGATTGAgcgtcaaaattttttatggtCTGTTCATTACGAagatgttaaaaataaacagaaagaGATGGAGCATTACGACGCTGTTATTATTTGTAATGGTCACTACAGCGATCCCTTCATTCCTGATATTCCAGGAATTGAGAGTTTTTCAGGAAAAGTTAAACACAGTCACGATTACAGAACACCTGAACCTTAcgcaaataaaaaagttttgatcCTTGGTTCAGGTCCTTCAGGATTAGAAATTTCGCAGCAAATTTCCAACGTGGCCACGAAAGTCTAACcatatttcatataaaatgaaatgttataatttttttgtaggtatTCATTAGTCACAGATCGAAAGATGCTCTACCAGTTTCTGATGCTTTGTATCAGAAATGTTTAGTTAAAGAATTCGTCGAAAACAGGGCAATTTTTGAAGACGGCACGAGCGAAGAAATTGATGATGTTGTCTTCTGCACTGGttacaattacaattttccttttttatcaaaacgctgcggAGTCAAAATTACCAATAATTACGTCCATCCATtgtataaacaaattattagcATCGAAAATCCTACGTTAGCTTTTATTGGGATTCCATTCAAAGCATGTCCTTGTCCACTGTTCGACATACaggtaaagaaaaatatataatttttagtaGTTGCCTACTATGAGacatctttttttaaaaatcacattttttttaatttgagtaTTTTTTATCAGGGATGAACGTTTTCTGAAGGAGACATATATCTATTTTCATTAGGAAAATGGAGTAACGATTCGAATTTGCATTTTAGTTTAAAGAGTAATTGTGTCCCCAAATAACTATAATTTGTCGTAATTATGAGACTATTTTAATAACAGGTGACTTTAATTTACCTGACATGAAGTGGCTGCAAACtagcaaacaatttttttaagttatctTATAGTAACTCACTTGGAACATTTtcctctttttttaaaattagatcATTCTTCACTTTACCACATAATGTTTTCTACCCAAGTcatcaaatcaaaaattttctgtaatAAGAACATTTATTAACTTCGTCAAAATGCGCTCTTTGCTTTCTGAGGTTGATTGAAGATCTTTGTTGCTATACAATTTATGGAAGAAAATGcgttacaatttaaaaactctTTACTTCAAACTTAGCTTCAGTGTTCCAATCACAAGAGAATAATGAATGTTTTTAAACTATGGTTGTCGTTCGATTTTTAAACACTTAAACTCAGAAATTCATTATGACAAAAATATCGTGGAACCCATTCTAAAGATGATTATAAcatttataaacaatacagAGAGGGGGGGCAGCATTCTAAGAGTGttgataaattaattacaaaaataaataaaaaaataaaagttatacCGTTAATACATATTATCGTTATCaacttacttattttaaatgggaaGCTGTTTTTACTGCCTTTTTGAATTACCCGTGTTATTTtaagagaatttttttaagcttttttaTATCTACGTTTAGTCGTTTTCGAGACATTTaggaattattgaaaatttttagatttgcgtttttaacttcaaaaatcgataactctgccgtttttaaaaagtttgaaatcaTTCTTAGCTCATTTCAAAGAGAAGGTTTAAATCTTTTTCTTAGTGTTTtccaatttataaaaaagttagcaAACCCAAAATTTATAAGATTAAGTTTGCAGAACTTAAAAAACTCATAACTCTAAACTTTCAAATAATatgccacaatttttatttgactaaatggtagagaatttaattcagCATTGATTAGTATTAACATTTCGTATACTTATGtatgtttaacaattttcaagttatacgaactttgtgttggtaatgaaaaatttattcacttAATAGCCATAACTCTTTTTGCATAGGTTGTCATgaaaatgtcattaaaaataagatttttttaaatttaaattcaattaatttattttgtttaaacggAAAAAgaaccaaaattttgaatagaacttattttttattcaatgagaaatgttttttgacaatctgtgcaaaaatatttgtggtTAGTAAAGAATTTCCGACAATGTCAAgtaaaaccaacataacttgaaaattatcacatagGATAATCACAAGGATAATACAGATCCttacagaattaaatttttttttccacctagtgaaataaaattgaggtattttacttgaaacaatTGACTTATCCGGTTTCTAGAACGAGTTATTGTTAGATAAATTTTATCGGGTCCATAATTTCTATAGAAACATCATCCAGGTCATCTCTACCTTAGCAACTATCCAaccgataaaatttatttaacgatAACTCGTTCTAGAAACCGGGGTATAGTTCATGTTGtccaaaaataactttaaaattttcgagCTCGTaagttttttccaattttgaacacagtAAAGGAAAGATAGaagcaaaataattctaaatatttcaaaaaagctAAATTTAGAGATAGGAAATGCTGATGAAAATCTCCTTGAAATAACTCGAGTTATCTAAAAGCGCAGCAAAAAACATAGTGTcttgcaatttaaaataagcaacaTGAATCAGGACCTATGGCTGTGcaccaatacttctaatgtttAGACGGAAtagtgtccgtttttcgagcaCCACCATGGGGACTTCAGTTATTATACAAGATACGCGGTCGCTTAAATTGGGACAAAGTTgcacatttttatgctgaataaTTATctcaaagaaaatttgatgagtcatttttagtttttgaatcgttgagaaaaatcaaaattttgtagtttttgtttttaattttttaagcgaaaaccaaaagaagtAGTTTTTAAGTTGGACATTCTTCAggcattttttacaagaaatctaaatctgtcaatGTCGTTTCAAAGACGTTCTTGATGTCCTCACTTCATCAGAGTTACAATGCTTTTTTTAAGTCTTTTTGTTCCAGAACTCCACCCACGCTATTGTTATAGAAattcataataaattattggcaATACAGAACAgtggtgcattttttaaaaaagctttaacttgtaaaaaaacagTGTTTTATATAGGTTCCTAAAAAATGTCTCAATAAGTTTTTCTTTAGGTTAGATTCGTTTTGGCGTCACTTACTGGTCATTTCaaactaccaaaaaaagaTGTAATGTTAAAAGAACTAGTTGAGGAAGAAAAACGGAAACCTGGTCCACCTAGCTCACAATACCATCAACTGGGAGGAGCGCAAGGaagttattttgataatttggccgaaacagcaaaaataagaaaaataccTCCGgtgatacaaaaattgtatcTGAGGGTTATCAGTAACCGAAATTTAAACgactgttttaaaattatcgaTGATCACAATTGGGTACAAATATAGTAATAGAaactacttaaaaaataaattttagtcaaaagcAAAGTTTAGTTGTAGCGGTACTGGATGCAAATAAATCGGCACCTAAATGCCATTGTATCAGCATCGTGTTCCAGTGAAtggaaaattaattcaagAAAACAGCTCGAGTGCACATTTCCGAGTTCGTATTTCAAATTATCGCTGGATCTGACATGTACAACACCTGCTCGACGTGCTTATAGAGAGCGGGTGCGATACTCCCATGGTGTTGTTGTCTCCTAGTTCGCACTCGAAACGAATTGAATGCACATTTGCACATCTCCATGTCGTGACATTCGCTTCGACTAATCGAGTTTGCACTTTGGTGAAAACTCACTATTTTGACAGCTTTGTTTGTCGATAAGAGACGGTGGGAAAGACGTTGTTGCTTCTCCGCTCTTTTTGTCAAGATACAACACCAATGTAGCTATGCAGGTGTAAAATTACCGTTACTAAGTGAAGGTTAATTAAAGAAACCTTTCTGATCTCACAATTCTTGACGAAAAAATACTCCTGCATGTTTGCCATTGCTAATTGCTTTAAGTCAAGTAAACGTCGGGTTCTTAATCAGATTTAATTGTACACACAATTATTCCAAACAAATAAACTAACACACTTTGGAACCACTTGGATTGCTATCAACAAATTTGTATCTATTCTGCTTGAGAAGTCACGATTTGGTACATTTTTCTAAAGATCAATCTTCTGTTGCTCCTTACACAGACGTCAAGCAGTCTATCCGTGCTTGTAATtcaaactgaaaaactgaagaaaatatttttttttcaaactcaaatctagaaaatatttttatgcacGCTTTCTATGTCTCAAGAAGAATCCCTAGAGCAAgctttcc is a genomic window containing:
- the LOC107398340 gene encoding senecionine N-oxygenase-like isoform X1; the encoded protein is MKIAIIGAGKAGLCAGKHCLKENISFDIFEQTGNLGGTWFYTDLVGHDENGAPIHTSMYKGLRTNLPKELMTFEDFPYPKQIRSYLLQEEVLDYVRNYSKKFHINPHIKYFKRVIWIERQNFLWSVHYEDVKNKQKEMEHYDAVIICNGHYSDPFIPDIPGIESFSGKVKHSHDYRTPEPYANKKVLILGSGPSGLEISQQISNVATKVFISHRSKDALPVSDALYQKCLVKEFVENRAIFEDGTSEEIDDVVFCTGYNYNFPFLSKRCGVKITNNYVHPLYKQIISIENPTLAFIGIPFKACPCPLFDIQVRFVLASLTGHFKLPKKDVMLKELVEEEKRKPGPPSSQYHQLGGAQGSYFDNLAETAKIRKIPPVIQKLYLRVISNRNLNDCFKIIDDHNWVQIYCSGTGCK
- the LOC107398340 gene encoding senecionine N-oxygenase-like isoform X3 — encoded protein: MKIAIIGAGKAGLCAGKHCLKENISFDIFEQTGNLGGTWFYTDLVGHDENGAPIHTSMYKGLRTNLPKELMTFEDFPYPKQIRSYLLQEEVLDYVRNYSKKFHINPHIKYFKRVIWIERQNFLWSVHYEDVKNKQKEMEHYDAVIICNGHYSDPFIPDIPGIESFSGKVKHSHDYRTPEPYANKKVLILGSGPSGLEISQQISNVATKVFISHRSKDALPVSDALYQKCLVKEFVENRAIFEDGTSEEIDDVVFCTGYNYNFPFLSKRCGVKITNNYVHPLYKQIISIENPTLAFIGIPFKACPCPLFDIQFFFRLDSFWRHLLVISNYQKKM
- the LOC107398340 gene encoding senecionine N-oxygenase-like isoform X2; this encodes MKIAIIGAGKAGLCAGKHCLKENISFDIFEQTGNLGGTWFYTDLVGHDENGAPIHTSMYKGLRTNLPKELMTFEDFPYPKQIRSYLLQEEVLDYVRNYSKKFHINPHIKYFKRVIWIERQNFLWSVHYEDVKNKQKEMEHYDAVIICNGHYSDPFIPDIPGIESFSGKVKHSHDYRTPEPYANKKVLILGSGPSGLEISQQISNVATKVFISHRSKDALPVSDALYQKCLVKEFVENRAIFEDGTSEEIDDVVFCTGYNYNFPFLSKRCGVKITNNYVHPLYKQIISIENPTLAFIGIPFKACPCPLFDIQVRFVLASLTGHFKLPKKDVMLKELVEEEKRKPGPPSSQYHQLGGAQGSYFDNLAETAKIRKIPPVIQKLYLRVISNRNLNDCFKIIDDHNWVQI